A portion of the Natronococcus sp. AD-5 genome contains these proteins:
- a CDS encoding MarR family transcriptional regulator, whose protein sequence is MEATDGEDIEDLPPSAKLVFKVLEYDGPLTQKQIVEESMLSARTVRYALERLEEIGIVDEDIYFADARQSLYRLEEPVAADGNGVEESPKKDACCAE, encoded by the coding sequence ATGGAAGCGACTGACGGGGAGGACATCGAAGACTTGCCACCGAGCGCGAAACTCGTTTTCAAGGTCCTCGAATACGACGGCCCGCTGACGCAGAAACAGATCGTCGAGGAGTCGATGCTCTCGGCTCGGACCGTTCGCTACGCCCTCGAACGGCTCGAGGAGATCGGTATCGTCGACGAGGACATCTACTTTGCGGACGCTCGCCAGAGTCTCTACCGGCTCGAGGAGCCCGTCGCGGCCGACGGAAACGGCGTCGAGGAATCTCCGAAGAAAGACGCCTGCTGCGCCGAGTAG
- a CDS encoding DUF5305 domain-containing protein, with amino-acid sequence MIEHPRLDLLIAEHGRTLTVVLVVIGVLAVVATGWVAATPPTSTTTEEVDRESVATETTTSAIVVEDGPWDEGTELEDNPVYVLSATPGLTLTSETSVPTDETTVTHDVRIRYEAERDGSVFWEETEQQSRTSPAVEDGVASSETTIDVEAVRDRQTELEAEFDGVGTIATVLEIVVEYDTGTYSDEQVLTTPLQVTEEAYWLEGSLADSKEHSQTARIEVQESPNVAVIAGFSLVAALALAGAAIVVARGPIDVETVRRSIHEHRYAEWISRGSIPMWVGDYHVALDTLEDVVDVAIDTNERVVHDEQRGLFAVVNGEVVYYYAERGQWEKTAWPELELGEGSSPGDGFDDSPAASTLRDDLDDLPDPDDDDAWKQI; translated from the coding sequence GTGATTGAGCATCCGCGGCTGGATCTGCTGATCGCGGAACACGGACGGACGCTCACCGTCGTGCTCGTCGTGATCGGGGTACTCGCGGTCGTCGCGACCGGGTGGGTCGCCGCCACGCCGCCGACGTCGACGACGACCGAGGAGGTCGACCGGGAATCGGTCGCGACCGAGACGACGACGAGCGCCATCGTCGTCGAGGACGGACCCTGGGACGAGGGGACGGAACTCGAGGATAACCCGGTCTACGTCCTGTCCGCGACGCCCGGGTTGACGCTCACCTCCGAGACGTCCGTACCGACGGACGAGACGACGGTCACGCACGACGTGCGCATCCGCTACGAAGCGGAACGCGACGGTTCGGTCTTCTGGGAGGAAACCGAACAGCAGTCGCGAACGTCGCCGGCCGTCGAGGACGGCGTCGCCAGCTCCGAGACGACGATCGACGTCGAAGCCGTCCGCGACCGGCAGACGGAACTCGAGGCGGAGTTCGACGGCGTCGGGACGATCGCGACCGTTCTCGAGATCGTCGTCGAGTACGATACGGGGACCTACAGCGACGAGCAGGTGCTGACGACTCCCCTCCAGGTAACCGAGGAGGCCTACTGGCTCGAGGGCTCGCTGGCCGATTCGAAGGAGCACAGCCAGACGGCCCGGATCGAGGTCCAGGAATCACCGAACGTCGCGGTGATCGCCGGGTTCTCGCTGGTCGCGGCGCTCGCGCTCGCCGGTGCCGCGATCGTCGTGGCGCGCGGTCCGATCGACGTCGAGACGGTCCGCCGGTCGATACACGAACACCGGTACGCGGAGTGGATCTCGCGGGGGTCGATCCCGATGTGGGTCGGCGACTACCACGTCGCGCTCGATACGCTCGAGGACGTCGTCGACGTCGCGATCGATACGAACGAGCGCGTCGTCCACGACGAACAGCGCGGGCTGTTCGCGGTCGTCAACGGCGAGGTCGTCTACTACTACGCCGAACGCGGCCAGTGGGAGAAGACCGCCTGGCCGGAACTCGAACTCGGGGAGGGGTCGTCCCCCGGCGACGGATTCGACGACTCTCCAGCGGCCTCTACGCTCCGGGATGACCTCGACGACCTTCCGGATCCGGACGACGACGATGCGTGGAAGCAGATCTAA
- a CDS encoding signal peptidase I, which produces MTTTGLVERGVAVAVVVAVLLLVLGQVLGQPILLGYVATGSMEPTMDAGDGFVAIPSAVTGAPSEGDVVVFDARELHDGGLTTHRVVGETDAGYVTKGDANPFTDQDGGEPPVTEGQIVAAAWQVNGDVVTIPHLGTAIVAVHGAMESGYGLFASVLGITTALEADNLGAMLVALGVALFGAGFLLDCAGPHRRDTRRSTSRENVYAFWGTVALVLFVLVGFATAAMVVPAGTYEYAVVSTDSPTDDPQVLAPGEASELTRAVDNAGYLPIVVVHEAESGGVEADPGWQTVGPRDGGETTLSLSAPESTGEYARHVGEYRYLAVLPPTALVQLHGVHPLVALAAVDAVVVGAVVGTILLLFGRGDFRIRHAGDHVSSSTRIRRKLQRWR; this is translated from the coding sequence ATGACTACGACGGGGCTCGTCGAACGAGGGGTAGCCGTCGCCGTCGTGGTCGCCGTCCTCCTGCTCGTTCTCGGTCAGGTACTCGGACAGCCGATCCTGCTCGGCTACGTCGCGACGGGGAGCATGGAGCCGACGATGGACGCCGGCGACGGGTTCGTCGCGATTCCGAGCGCCGTAACCGGCGCGCCGAGCGAGGGAGACGTCGTGGTGTTCGACGCTCGAGAGCTTCACGACGGCGGGCTCACGACCCACCGGGTCGTCGGCGAGACGGACGCGGGGTACGTCACGAAAGGGGACGCGAATCCGTTCACCGACCAGGACGGCGGCGAGCCGCCGGTGACGGAGGGCCAGATCGTCGCCGCCGCCTGGCAGGTGAACGGCGACGTCGTGACGATTCCGCACCTCGGAACCGCAATCGTGGCCGTCCACGGCGCGATGGAGTCGGGGTACGGGCTGTTCGCCTCGGTCCTCGGCATCACGACGGCGCTCGAGGCCGACAACCTCGGTGCGATGCTGGTCGCGCTGGGCGTCGCGCTGTTCGGGGCCGGTTTTCTCCTCGATTGCGCGGGACCGCACAGACGCGACACGAGGCGGTCGACGTCTCGGGAGAACGTCTACGCCTTCTGGGGGACGGTCGCGCTGGTGCTGTTCGTGCTCGTGGGGTTCGCGACGGCGGCGATGGTGGTCCCCGCGGGAACCTACGAGTACGCGGTCGTGAGCACGGACTCGCCGACCGACGATCCGCAGGTCCTCGCGCCGGGCGAGGCGTCCGAACTGACTCGAGCCGTCGACAACGCGGGTTACCTTCCGATCGTCGTCGTCCACGAGGCCGAGAGCGGCGGCGTCGAGGCCGATCCGGGCTGGCAGACGGTCGGCCCTCGCGACGGCGGGGAGACGACGCTGTCGCTGTCCGCGCCGGAGTCGACCGGCGAGTACGCGCGTCACGTCGGTGAGTACCGATACCTCGCCGTACTTCCGCCGACGGCGCTCGTCCAGCTGCACGGCGTCCACCCGCTCGTCGCGCTCGCCGCCGTCGACGCGGTCGTCGTCGGCGCCGTCGTCGGGACGATCCTGCTCCTGTTCGGACGGGGAGACTTTCGGATCCGACACGCCGGCGATCACGTTTCTTCCTCGACGCGAATCCGACGAAAGCTTCAGCGATGGCGCTGA
- a CDS encoding CARDB domain-containing protein, with protein MFTITADEAGSVWIEEDLEGVSFYADYPNRAVDASNPIELEVGETASVGVKIDTHAETPSSETFSIHVEYEDDDETANIELVEMKAVDRTVDAGETLTVRATYENRGDASGTTVAQLTVDGVVVDDRVVSVGAGETETVTFERTMQRTGTFEVGVDDRNPTTIAVRSPGEPAPEFNVTDADLEDDTITQGESTRVTAEIENAGNASGEFLAELAVGGIVVEDRYVELEPNESRTVRFERQFDGPGTYAVAVSGLEAGTVSVSESDGYEVLNRELDPAVVAVVGPPALVGLLFAAGTVRWRNL; from the coding sequence GTGTTCACGATCACCGCCGACGAGGCGGGTTCTGTCTGGATCGAAGAGGACCTCGAAGGCGTGAGCTTTTACGCCGACTATCCGAACCGCGCGGTCGACGCGTCGAACCCGATCGAACTCGAGGTCGGCGAGACGGCCAGCGTCGGAGTCAAGATCGACACCCACGCCGAGACGCCTTCGAGCGAGACGTTCTCTATTCACGTCGAATACGAAGACGATGACGAGACCGCTAACATCGAACTCGTCGAGATGAAGGCCGTCGACCGGACCGTCGACGCCGGCGAGACGCTAACGGTGCGGGCGACCTACGAGAATCGCGGCGACGCGAGCGGAACGACGGTCGCGCAACTGACCGTCGACGGCGTCGTCGTGGACGATCGGGTCGTCTCCGTCGGGGCCGGCGAGACCGAGACGGTCACCTTCGAACGCACGATGCAGCGGACCGGCACGTTCGAAGTCGGCGTCGACGACCGCAACCCGACGACGATCGCCGTCCGGTCACCCGGCGAACCCGCGCCGGAGTTCAACGTGACCGACGCTGATCTCGAGGACGACACCATCACCCAGGGCGAATCGACGCGCGTCACAGCCGAGATCGAGAACGCCGGCAACGCGTCCGGCGAGTTCCTCGCCGAACTCGCCGTCGGCGGAATCGTCGTCGAGGATCGGTACGTCGAACTCGAGCCGAACGAATCGAGGACGGTACGCTTCGAGCGGCAGTTCGACGGGCCCGGAACGTACGCGGTCGCCGTCAGCGGACTCGAGGCGGGCACCGTCAGCGTCAGCGAATCCGACGGATACGAGGTGCTGAACAGGGAGCTCGACCCCGCCGTGGTCGCCGTCGTCGGACCACCCGCACTGGTCGGACTCCTGTTCGCCGCGGGAACCGTCAGGTGGCGGAATTTATAA
- a CDS encoding DUF7344 domain-containing protein codes for MTTQIGDELDQGEIFDLLSNHRRRYAIHYCKRENEPVELGDLAEHVAAWELDKEIQELTSAERKRVYTSLQQTHLPTLEKADMVRFDNRTIELTDQATDLEVYLDVVPSDSIPWGTYYLGLAAVATVVMAGLWLEWVPTETVSELGWATLVVALFAVSAVVHVAQNQQLRLGEMERPP; via the coding sequence ATGACGACACAGATAGGGGATGAGCTAGATCAGGGAGAGATTTTCGATCTTCTGAGCAATCATCGCCGTCGGTACGCGATTCACTACTGTAAGCGCGAAAACGAGCCCGTCGAACTCGGGGACCTGGCAGAACACGTCGCCGCCTGGGAACTCGACAAAGAAATACAGGAACTCACCTCGGCAGAGCGAAAGCGGGTCTACACCTCACTACAGCAGACACACCTGCCGACGCTCGAGAAGGCAGATATGGTCAGGTTCGACAACCGGACGATCGAACTCACTGATCAAGCGACCGACCTCGAGGTTTACCTCGACGTAGTTCCCAGCGACTCGATCCCGTGGGGAACGTACTACCTCGGCCTCGCCGCCGTTGCGACGGTCGTAATGGCGGGACTCTGGCTTGAGTGGGTCCCGACGGAAACAGTTTCCGAACTTGGGTGGGCAACGCTCGTGGTCGCCCTGTTCGCAGTCTCCGCGGTCGTTCACGTCGCGCAAAACCAGCAACTACGACTCGGCGAGATGGAACGACCCCCGTAA
- a CDS encoding PKD domain-containing protein, protein MNTLSKIAILIIVSGAVLLAVPAFGFTSLVADRGVSVATADNANALLEIEETGETPDNQNDVDVIEITNSAEQDFETLATNVTLDDSDGALAISNDFATSLNDTETTGLELTCEGGGSGTATVTIEAEAIGPTIQIQNANTSYTFDYSCTGGGSGPTADAGGPYEVYEDNEVELDGTESTTSTGNIDSYNWQITSGDGQLTGATTATPTYIAPNNVSETTDMEVELTVSDNSGNSDSDTATITVRTVDNNENNPPIADFSYDYNENSEKADLDASSSSDPDGAISVYEWDIGNNGTIDEKGQEVNGVIVSPGTEVKLIVTDDDGATDSITKIID, encoded by the coding sequence ATGAACACATTGAGCAAGATTGCGATTCTGATCATCGTTTCAGGAGCGGTACTGCTTGCGGTACCTGCGTTCGGATTCACTTCATTGGTCGCCGATCGCGGAGTGAGTGTTGCTACTGCGGATAACGCGAACGCGCTTCTCGAGATCGAAGAGACGGGTGAGACGCCCGATAACCAGAACGATGTCGACGTAATCGAGATCACGAACAGCGCCGAACAAGACTTTGAAACGTTGGCCACCAACGTAACTCTCGACGATTCGGATGGCGCCTTAGCGATAAGTAACGATTTCGCAACGAGCCTCAACGATACCGAGACGACGGGACTAGAATTGACGTGTGAAGGAGGCGGTAGCGGAACTGCAACGGTGACAATTGAGGCTGAAGCCATCGGGCCAACTATCCAAATTCAAAACGCTAACACCAGTTACACGTTTGATTACAGTTGCACTGGCGGCGGTAGCGGCCCGACGGCAGACGCTGGTGGACCATACGAGGTTTACGAAGATAACGAAGTCGAATTGGACGGGACCGAATCTACAACTAGTACAGGTAATATTGACAGCTATAACTGGCAGATTACAAGCGGCGATGGTCAGTTGACGGGCGCGACCACTGCAACGCCGACGTACATCGCACCAAACAACGTTTCTGAGACTACTGATATGGAAGTAGAACTGACGGTATCCGACAACAGCGGTAACTCCGATAGCGATACTGCGACGATCACGGTGCGAACGGTAGACAACAACGAAAATAACCCGCCGATAGCTGATTTCAGTTACGATTACAATGAGAATTCGGAGAAGGCAGATCTAGACGCCTCTTCATCGAGCGATCCAGACGGAGCGATTTCGGTCTATGAGTGGGACATCGGTAATAATGGAACGATCGACGAAAAGGGTCAAGAAGTAAACGGCGTGATTGTAAGCCCTGGAACAGAGGTCAAACTCATTGTCACTGATGATGATGGGGCGACTGACAGTATAACCAAAATAATTGATTGA
- a CDS encoding EMC6-like membrane protein yields MSTESISDRREHVRSVSVTALSALLGVGAAFASAVITGDMAPAEAAGDTRALFLVLGAILVQFVLYDFTGIYGEDEFGVKHHLFITFMTFSLWFVTWGILLTTEAMA; encoded by the coding sequence ATGTCGACCGAATCGATTAGCGACCGACGCGAGCACGTCCGCTCGGTCAGCGTGACGGCGCTGTCAGCGCTGCTCGGCGTCGGCGCGGCGTTTGCCTCCGCGGTGATCACCGGCGATATGGCGCCGGCCGAGGCGGCGGGCGATACGCGGGCGCTGTTCCTCGTGCTGGGTGCGATCCTCGTCCAGTTCGTCCTCTACGACTTCACGGGCATCTACGGCGAGGACGAGTTCGGCGTGAAACACCACCTGTTCATCACGTTCATGACCTTCTCGCTGTGGTTCGTGACGTGGGGTATCCTGCTCACGACGGAGGCAATGGCGTAA
- a CDS encoding ribosome biogenesis/translation initiation ATPase RLI — protein sequence MADDSIAVVDLDRCQPDRCSYECKNYCPPNRTGKECITLRGDETPQGQPDQVHISEEICLGESCGICVEKCPFDAIEIINLPQELQDDPAHRYGENAFSLYGLPAPQEGQVTGILGPNGIGKTTAVRILAGELEPNLGRYEEEVGWDEVLEAYRGTELQDYIADVRDGEVTVARKPQYVDQIPNTFDGNTRELLERTDERGALDSLVERLSIGPVMEQSIDDLSGGELQRVAIAATLARDTDFYFLDEVTPYLDIGQRVTAARLIRELAEEENKSMLVVEHDLAILDLLADTLHVAYGEPGAYGVITSPKSVRNGINEYLAGYLDNENMRIRPDPIEFEEHAPRTATRGDVLVDYPDLTKSYGEGEFSLEVEGGEIRENEVLGIVGPNGIGKSTFAKLLTGDLESDEGDADLDLDISYKPQYVTIDQHMRVDAFLSSITDQFGSSYWNTEIAQPLQLERIMEQNLSDLSGGERQRVAIAACLSDSADLYLLDEPSAHLDVEQRVQATSAIRRYAEQQDATVMVIDHDIYMIDLLADRLMVFDGEPAVHGRAGQPQPMRDGMNEFLANLEVTFRRDERTSRPRINKPDSQLDREQKREGEYYYAP from the coding sequence ATGGCGGACGACAGCATCGCCGTCGTAGACCTGGACCGGTGCCAGCCGGATCGGTGTAGCTACGAGTGCAAGAACTACTGTCCGCCGAACCGCACCGGCAAGGAGTGTATCACCCTGCGAGGCGACGAGACGCCGCAGGGGCAGCCGGATCAGGTTCACATCTCCGAGGAGATCTGTCTCGGCGAGAGCTGCGGTATCTGCGTCGAGAAGTGTCCCTTCGACGCGATCGAGATCATCAACCTCCCGCAGGAGTTGCAGGACGATCCCGCCCACCGCTACGGCGAGAACGCGTTCTCACTGTACGGGCTCCCGGCACCCCAGGAGGGGCAGGTCACCGGTATCCTCGGACCGAACGGAATTGGAAAGACGACCGCCGTCCGCATCCTCGCGGGCGAACTCGAGCCCAACCTCGGTCGCTACGAGGAGGAGGTCGGCTGGGACGAGGTCCTCGAGGCCTACCGCGGAACCGAGCTTCAGGACTACATCGCCGACGTCCGCGACGGCGAGGTGACCGTCGCCCGGAAGCCCCAGTACGTCGACCAGATTCCAAACACGTTCGACGGCAACACGCGCGAACTGCTCGAGCGCACGGACGAACGCGGCGCGCTCGACTCGCTGGTCGAGCGGCTCTCGATCGGCCCCGTCATGGAGCAGTCGATCGACGACCTCTCCGGCGGGGAGCTCCAGCGCGTGGCGATCGCCGCCACCCTGGCTCGAGATACGGACTTCTACTTCCTGGACGAGGTGACGCCGTACCTCGACATCGGCCAGCGGGTGACCGCGGCGCGGTTGATCCGCGAACTCGCCGAGGAGGAGAACAAGTCGATGCTCGTCGTCGAGCACGACCTCGCGATCCTGGACCTGCTCGCCGACACGCTCCACGTCGCCTACGGTGAGCCCGGCGCCTACGGCGTCATCACCTCGCCCAAATCGGTCCGCAACGGGATCAACGAGTACCTCGCGGGCTACCTCGACAACGAGAACATGCGGATCCGTCCGGATCCCATCGAGTTCGAGGAGCACGCTCCGCGGACCGCGACCCGCGGGGACGTACTCGTCGATTACCCCGACCTCACGAAGAGCTACGGCGAGGGCGAGTTCTCCCTCGAGGTCGAGGGCGGCGAGATCCGCGAGAACGAGGTGCTCGGCATCGTCGGCCCCAACGGGATCGGGAAGTCGACGTTCGCGAAGCTGCTGACGGGCGACCTCGAGTCCGACGAAGGCGACGCCGACCTCGATCTTGACATCTCGTACAAGCCGCAGTACGTCACCATCGACCAGCACATGCGGGTCGACGCCTTCCTCTCCTCGATCACGGACCAGTTCGGCTCCTCGTACTGGAACACCGAGATCGCCCAGCCGCTCCAGTTAGAGCGGATCATGGAGCAGAACCTCTCGGACCTCTCCGGCGGCGAGCGCCAGCGAGTCGCCATCGCGGCCTGCCTGTCGGACTCGGCGGATCTCTACCTGCTCGACGAACCTTCCGCCCACCTGGACGTCGAACAGCGGGTGCAGGCCACGAGCGCGATACGGCGCTACGCCGAACAGCAGGACGCGACCGTCATGGTCATCGACCACGACATCTACATGATCGACCTGCTCGCCGACCGGCTGATGGTCTTCGACGGCGAGCCGGCGGTTCACGGCCGCGCCGGTCAGCCGCAGCCGATGCGCGACGGCATGAACGAGTTCCTCGCGAACCTCGAGGTCACGTTCCGCCGTGACGAGCGCACGTCGCGTCCGCGGATCAACAAGCCGGACTCGCAGCTCGATCGCGAGCAAAAACGAGAAGGCGAGTACTACTACGCGCCGTAA
- a CDS encoding YMGG-like glycine zipper-containing protein, translated as MVKRQLELALSRARYAAIGAAVGGGLGGLFSRSAASSGAAVGALVGAVVGESRLTAQSRIDALRERKEEGVDRLRERKAERFGDSPSIRE; from the coding sequence ATGGTAAAACGTCAACTCGAACTGGCGCTCAGTCGCGCACGGTACGCGGCCATCGGTGCCGCCGTCGGTGGCGGCCTCGGCGGACTGTTCAGCAGAAGCGCTGCGAGTTCCGGCGCCGCCGTCGGGGCCCTCGTCGGCGCAGTCGTCGGCGAGAGCCGGCTCACCGCGCAGTCGCGGATCGACGCGCTTCGAGAACGGAAAGAAGAGGGGGTCGACAGACTGCGAGAACGGAAAGCGGAGCGGTTCGGCGACAGCCCCTCGATTCGCGAGTAA
- a CDS encoding archaemetzincin family Zn-dependent metalloprotease, protein MLVDIVPVGSVPAKVKRAASTALRSVYDCDVTVNDSQSVPTGAYDSGRNQYCAETFIQLAERVGRGEKNIAITPHDLFYRRRNYVFGLAYLDGSGSVVSTYRLQTSSDGGFSNKSASEIFENRVRKEIVHEIGHTYGLEHCDNNRCVMNFSPTVREVDIKEENLCGSCQRLIH, encoded by the coding sequence ATGCTCGTCGATATCGTGCCGGTCGGCAGCGTGCCCGCGAAGGTCAAGCGGGCGGCCTCCACCGCGCTGCGATCGGTCTACGACTGCGACGTCACGGTCAACGACTCGCAGTCGGTTCCGACCGGCGCGTACGACTCCGGACGGAACCAGTACTGCGCGGAGACGTTCATTCAACTCGCCGAACGCGTCGGTCGCGGCGAGAAGAACATCGCCATCACGCCGCACGACCTCTTCTACCGGCGGCGAAACTACGTCTTCGGGCTCGCCTACCTCGACGGCAGCGGTAGCGTCGTCTCGACGTATCGGCTCCAGACCTCGAGCGACGGCGGCTTCTCGAACAAGAGCGCGAGCGAGATCTTCGAGAACCGCGTCCGGAAGGAGATCGTCCACGAGATCGGCCACACGTACGGACTCGAACACTGCGACAACAATCGCTGCGTCATGAACTTCTCGCCGACGGTCCGGGAAGTCGACATCAAAGAGGAGAACCTCTGCGGGAGCTGTCAGCGGCTTATCCACTAG
- a CDS encoding UPF0146 family protein — protein sequence MATPSRDPETIEAQLAAYDRVVEVGIGRRTDLAAALVEAGVAVTATDVYERDVPDGVRFVRDDVVDPDPRVYADADAVYARNLPPELHRPTLEVARGADADFLFTTLGGDQPTIPVERRTVQEGTLYVARAAPR from the coding sequence GTGGCGACTCCCTCCCGCGATCCCGAGACGATCGAAGCACAGCTTGCGGCCTACGACCGGGTCGTCGAGGTCGGCATCGGACGCCGAACCGACCTGGCGGCGGCGCTCGTCGAGGCGGGAGTAGCCGTGACGGCGACGGACGTCTACGAGCGCGACGTCCCCGACGGCGTCCGGTTCGTCCGCGACGACGTCGTCGATCCCGATCCGCGGGTCTACGCGGACGCCGACGCGGTTTACGCGCGAAATCTGCCGCCGGAACTCCACCGACCGACGCTCGAGGTCGCTAGAGGCGCGGACGCGGACTTCCTGTTCACGACGCTGGGCGGCGACCAGCCGACGATTCCGGTCGAACGTCGGACGGTCCAGGAAGGGACGCTGTACGTCGCTCGCGCGGCGCCGCGGTGA
- a CDS encoding metalloprotease family protein, with protein MNSEYVIYAVAAVVLVAVLALAVRGVQYLLRFALHLFTFPGVVIHEFAHATACRAVGVPVLEVVYFRFGDPPGYVRHVNPARYRQSVVISVAPFLVNTIVSFGAFLGLGVIVSTTESIGAAQPETIIAGVVLAWIGLSVGMHAFPSTTDAKTLWDRSRQEWRRSPIVLLGIPVVALIYVVNLLSWLWAHVFYAIGLLVTALYLVWALLF; from the coding sequence ATGAACAGCGAGTACGTGATCTACGCCGTCGCCGCGGTGGTTCTCGTTGCAGTGCTCGCGCTCGCGGTGAGGGGGGTCCAGTATCTCCTCAGGTTCGCGCTCCACCTCTTTACGTTCCCCGGCGTCGTCATCCACGAATTCGCTCACGCGACCGCCTGCAGGGCCGTCGGCGTGCCGGTGCTCGAGGTCGTCTACTTCCGGTTCGGCGATCCGCCGGGATACGTCCGTCACGTCAACCCGGCGCGCTATCGCCAGTCCGTCGTCATCAGCGTCGCCCCGTTTCTCGTCAACACGATCGTTTCGTTCGGCGCGTTCCTGGGACTGGGAGTCATCGTCTCGACGACCGAGAGCATCGGTGCGGCCCAGCCCGAGACGATCATCGCGGGCGTCGTGCTCGCCTGGATCGGACTCTCCGTCGGGATGCACGCGTTCCCGAGCACCACCGACGCGAAGACGCTGTGGGATCGGTCGCGACAGGAGTGGCGACGCTCGCCGATCGTCCTGCTCGGAATTCCGGTCGTCGCCCTGATCTACGTCGTCAACCTGCTCTCCTGGCTGTGGGCGCACGTCTTCTACGCGATCGGACTGCTCGTCACCGCTCTCTATCTCGTCTGGGCGCTCCTGTTCTGA
- a CDS encoding TIGR01548 family HAD-type hydrolase, with product MNADAVVLDIDGVLVDVADSYRRAIVESVERVYDRTIRKEDIQQFKNAGGFNNDWELTYAAALYVLATEEGYRRSIDGFTDAIAAEGGGLEAAEAVVREAIGARAAQRVKGRWDREGLRDVFQQLYLGADLYRGLEGGEPDIESRGFIHDEPVILEGDARDALLERYDVGVLTGRPAAEAEIALERVGLEEAIPLEHRFTMDDWEEGKPHPRALTALADRFDAERVVFVGDTLDDVRTANNAGEEDPRREYDGIGVLTGGLTGEEGRRAYEAEDAATVLESVNELPALLSDR from the coding sequence ATGAACGCAGATGCCGTCGTCCTCGACATCGACGGGGTGCTCGTCGACGTCGCCGACTCCTACCGTCGGGCCATCGTCGAGTCCGTCGAACGCGTCTACGACCGGACGATCCGCAAGGAAGACATCCAGCAGTTCAAGAACGCGGGCGGGTTCAACAACGACTGGGAACTGACCTACGCCGCCGCGCTCTACGTGCTGGCGACCGAAGAGGGGTATCGTCGGTCGATCGACGGCTTCACCGACGCGATCGCCGCCGAGGGTGGCGGCCTCGAGGCCGCAGAAGCCGTCGTCCGCGAGGCGATCGGTGCCCGGGCCGCGCAGCGAGTGAAGGGGCGATGGGACCGCGAAGGGCTCCGTGACGTCTTCCAGCAGCTGTACCTCGGCGCCGACCTCTACCGAGGCCTCGAGGGCGGCGAGCCCGACATCGAGAGTCGCGGGTTCATCCACGACGAGCCGGTGATCCTCGAGGGAGACGCCAGGGACGCCCTCCTGGAGCGCTACGACGTCGGCGTCCTGACCGGCCGCCCCGCCGCAGAAGCCGAGATCGCCCTCGAGCGCGTCGGACTCGAGGAGGCGATCCCCCTCGAGCACCGGTTCACGATGGACGACTGGGAGGAGGGCAAGCCCCACCCGCGGGCGCTGACCGCGCTCGCAGACCGGTTCGACGCCGAGCGCGTGGTCTTCGTCGGCGACACGCTGGACGACGTGCGGACGGCGAACAACGCCGGCGAGGAGGATCCACGGCGAGAGTACGACGGAATCGGCGTCCTGACCGGCGGACTCACCGGCGAGGAGGGTCGCCGGGCCTACGAGGCGGAAGACGCCGCGACGGTGCTCGAGTCGGTCAACGAACTCCCCGCGCTGCTCAGTGACCGATAG